Below is a window of Clostridiales bacterium DNA.
ACTGCCTGTTCTGCTTTATTGACCAGATGCCGAAAGGAATGCGGAATACGCTGTATGTCAAGGATGATGACTGGCGTCTCTCCATGATGATGGGAAATTATGTCACCCTGACCAATGTGGATGACAGGGAGTTCGTCCGGATTCTTGAGCGAAAGGCTTCCCCTCTCTTTATCTCCATTCACGCTACGGATCCGGAAACCCGGATCCGCCTGCTCCGCAACCCGCATGCCGGTAACCTGATGGAACGGCTCCGCCTGCTGCGCGATCATGGTATTCAGTTTCACGGACAGGTTGTCCTCTGCCCGGGTATCAATGACGGCGATATCCTGGCCCGGACCATTGAGGATACTGCTTCCCTCTTCCCGGCTGCCTGCTCGCTTGCGATTGTACCGATCGGTATGACCAGTCACCGGGAAGGCCTGACCCCCATGCAGTGCGTTACCCCGGAAAAGGCAGAAGAAGTCATCCGCCTCTGTGAGTCCTTCCAGGAGCAGTACCTCCGGGACTTCGGCACCCGGTTCGTATTCCCTTCCGATGAGTTCTACTGCATCGCCGGGAAGCCGCTTCCGGAAGACAATGACTATGAGGATTATCCGCAGATTGAAAACGGTGTCGGAATGCTGCGCCTTCTGGAAAAGGAATGTGAATCCGCTGCAGATGAGGAAATCGCTGATTCTGCCGCTTCGGCGGATCAGCCTGTTCACGGTGAACGGCTGATCATCCCGACCGGTGTTTCAGCTCAGCCGTTTATCCGTGACCTGGCCGAACGATACGCACCGCCCGGCACCAGCGTGGAGGTTATTGCCGTTCCCAACCGTTTCTTCGGGGAATCCATCACGGTAACCGGCCTGATCGTCGGCCGGGATCTCGTGGATGCCCTGAAATCCCACACATTTGACCGCGTCCTGATTTCAGGAACCATGCTGCGGGAGCAGACAGACCGGTTCCTCGATGATATGACACTGGAGGAAGTCCGGCAGCTCGTCGGAAAACCCATTACCGTTGTTGCCAATACAGGAGATGCTTTTATCCGCGCGCTTCGCGGACCGGAGGTTGAATCATGAGCAAGCCGCTTGTCGCAATTGTCGGACGGCCCAACGTCGGCAAGTCTACCTTTTTCAATAAAATGGCCGGAAGGCGGATCAGTATCGTGGAGGATACGCCCGGCGTAACACGTGACCGGGTTCATGCCGATGTGGAGTGGCTCGGCCATTCCTTCACGCTGATCGATACCGGCGGTATTGATCCGAAAAGCGATGATGAACTGCTCAGCCAGATGCGTGCCCAGGCACAGGTCGCCATGGATCTGGCGGATGTTATCTGCTTTTTTACCGATGCACGGGACGGCCTGACCGATGACGACCGTGATGTGGCCAACCTGCTGCGCCGCACCGGCAAGCCGGTACTGCTGGTTGTCAACAAAATCGACTATATGGGCCTGAACGACCAGATGTACGAGTTCTATGAACTGGGACTCGGCGACCCGATTGGTATCAGCAGCGTCAATATGCTGGGTTTCGGTGATCTGCTGGATGAGATCATCCGCCTGTTCCCGGAAGATACAGGCGAAGCAGCGGATGAATCCTCCCCGATTCAGGTCGCAATCGTCGGCCGGCCAAATGTGGGAAAAAGCTCACTGACCAACCGGCTCCTCGGTCAGGAAAGGACCATGGTATCCGATATTCCGGGCACCACGCGGGATGCGATTGATACGCCCTATACTGCGGAGGACGGCACATCCTACAACATCATTGACACGGCCGGTATGCGCAGAAAGCGGTCTGTGGAAGATGAATCGCTTGAGCATTTCAGCGTGCTTCGTTCCGTCGCTGCGATCCGCCGCTGTGATGTCGCCCTTCTGATGATCAATGCCGAAGACGGCGTCACGGAACAGGACACGAAAATTGCCGGCCTCATCCATGAGGAAGGAAAAGGGGTCATCATTATCGTCAACAAATGGGACCTGATCGAGAAGGAAACCGGTACGTTTGAAAAATACCAGAAGGAAGTCCTCTCCGCCCTCAAGTTCATGGACTATGCGCCGGTTCTCTGTATTTCAGCAAAATCCGGCCAGCGGGTCAACACGGTATTCCAGACGGTGAAGGCCGTATATGAGACATCCTGCCGCCGGATTACCACCGGCGTACTGAATGACGTCCTGAATGACGCAATGAACGATCTCCAGCCGCCGATTCAGGGAACCCGCAGGCTGAAAATCTATTATGCCACCCAGTGCGATACCCAGCCGCCGACATTCGTCCTGTTCGTGAATGATGAGACCCTGATGGTATTCTCATATGAACGCTATCTGGAAAACTATTTCCGGAAAACATTCGATTTTACCGGTACACCCATCCGGTTTATCCTGCGCGAAAGGAAAAAATGAGTATATGATTCCTGCTGTTTTTACCGAAAAGCCATGGCTCGTCCTGCTTTCCTGTGTAATTGCCTATCTGCTTGGCTCCATTTCATTCGGGCTGATTGTCGCCCGGTTTGCCGGCGGTCCCGATCTCCGGAAGGTCGGCAGCGGAAATACCGGAGCCAGCAATGTCCAGCGGACCATGGGCTGGAA
It encodes the following:
- a CDS encoding DUF512 domain-containing protein; translation: MAIPILSVTSRSPADKAGVRAGEKLESVNGEKIIDEIDYQALTSASRLTLDLIDPEGNPRQVFIYKSPWEPLGLCLDETVALKPRSCRNHCLFCFIDQMPKGMRNTLYVKDDDWRLSMMMGNYVTLTNVDDREFVRILERKASPLFISIHATDPETRIRLLRNPHAGNLMERLRLLRDHGIQFHGQVVLCPGINDGDILARTIEDTASLFPAACSLAIVPIGMTSHREGLTPMQCVTPEKAEEVIRLCESFQEQYLRDFGTRFVFPSDEFYCIAGKPLPEDNDYEDYPQIENGVGMLRLLEKECESAADEEIADSAASADQPVHGERLIIPTGVSAQPFIRDLAERYAPPGTSVEVIAVPNRFFGESITVTGLIVGRDLVDALKSHTFDRVLISGTMLREQTDRFLDDMTLEEVRQLVGKPITVVANTGDAFIRALRGPEVES
- the der gene encoding ribosome biogenesis GTPase Der — its product is MSKPLVAIVGRPNVGKSTFFNKMAGRRISIVEDTPGVTRDRVHADVEWLGHSFTLIDTGGIDPKSDDELLSQMRAQAQVAMDLADVICFFTDARDGLTDDDRDVANLLRRTGKPVLLVVNKIDYMGLNDQMYEFYELGLGDPIGISSVNMLGFGDLLDEIIRLFPEDTGEAADESSPIQVAIVGRPNVGKSSLTNRLLGQERTMVSDIPGTTRDAIDTPYTAEDGTSYNIIDTAGMRRKRSVEDESLEHFSVLRSVAAIRRCDVALLMINAEDGVTEQDTKIAGLIHEEGKGVIIIVNKWDLIEKETGTFEKYQKEVLSALKFMDYAPVLCISAKSGQRVNTVFQTVKAVYETSCRRITTGVLNDVLNDAMNDLQPPIQGTRRLKIYYATQCDTQPPTFVLFVNDETLMVFSYERYLENYFRKTFDFTGTPIRFILRERKK